Proteins encoded in a region of the Planococcus citri chromosome 1, ihPlaCitr1.1, whole genome shotgun sequence genome:
- the LOC135833464 gene encoding SET domain-containing protein SmydA-8-like, with product MPHSFVSPASFLSSRCNYAMEKFNSLILRYNSIFDEIPDDPGWKVSKSQIGGKGILATRNFNPGDIIFKDHPLIVGPRSIPDQKPICVGCYKNENLKLCSKGCRLNVCNQCANNDVHFFECDYLKKLRYKDENESEKKIIRVLTPLRCLTFDDVKKEIVNHLHKLNGPQQGLEVELLKRLTISKIPTRDERFMRLCCSVLDANAYEIQLAGKHENIRGLYPMASVMNHSCAPNTRHDFTDDHEMIIKATKVIPAGTEITTTYAPLLLGTPARRHFLNKSKHFECRCSRCKDFTENGTFLSAFKCRTPSCDSILLPKEPLNLFTTWRCQTCDLILTADKVAILQNVIANEISKLDVAFPAQIVQFVNTNRIVATSHHAIVQFKYILLNVIGYSDGYKWSELPHDLLQLKRTICLEILEIVDRLSLGQCQIKEVCSFELQETDKELQRRM from the exons ATGCCACACAGTTTTGTTTCACCGGCGTCATTTTTATCATCGAGGTGCAACTATgcg atggaaaaattcaattcgttgatTCTCCGTTACAATTCCATTTTCGATGAAATACCAGACGATCCAGGATGGAAAGTATCGAAGTCTCAAATCGGCGGCAAAGGTATCCTAGCGACTAGAAATTTCAACCCTGGTGATATAATATTTAAAGACCACCCACTAATAGTAGGTCCTCGATCTATTCCTGATCAGAAGCCAATTTGTGTAGGATGttataaaaatgagaatttaaaattatgcTCGAAAGGTTGTCGTTTAAATGTTTGTAATCAGTGTGCGAATAACGacgttcattttttcgaatgtgATTATCTGAAAAAACTTCGAtataaagatgaaaatgaaagtgagaaaaaaataatacgagttTTGACCCCACTGCGGTGTTTAACGTTCGACGATGTCAAGAAGGAAATTGTTAATCATCTCCATAAACTTAATGGCCCTCAGCAAGGTCTGGAG GTAGAACTGCTAAAACGATTAACCATTTCGAAAATCCCAACACGAGATGAACGTTTTATGCGCCTATGCTGCAGCGTATTAGATGCAAACGCTTACGAAATTCAGTTAGCTGGTAAACACGAAAATATCCGCGGATTATATCCGATGGCTTCtgtgatgaatcattcgtgtgCACCGAATACCAGACATGATTTCACCGATGACCACGAAATGATAATCAAAGCTACTAAAGTAATTCCAGCCGGTACAGAGATCACGACTACGTACGCCCCTTTGCTGCTGGGTACGCCTGCAAGAAGACATTTTCTAAATAAATCGAAACATTTCGAATGCAGATGTTCTAGGTGTAAAGATTTCACT gaaaatggaacttttttatCTGCATTCAAGTGCAGAACTCCATCTTGCGATAGTATTTTACTACCAAAAGAGCCATTAAATTTGTTTACAACGTGGCGTTGTCAAACCTGCGATTTAATTTTGACCGCTGACAAAGTAGCAATTTTACAGAATGTAATTGCAAACGAGATATCGAAGCTGGATGTTGCATTTCCGGCACAGATAGTGCAGTTTGTAAATACAAATAGAATCGTGGCAACGTCGCATCATGCCATTGTTCAATTCAAATATATTTTGTTGAATGTCATCGGATACTCGGATGGTTATAAGTGGTCAG AACTACCGCATGATCTGCTTCAGTTGAAGAGGACGATATGCTTGGAAATACTAGAAATTGTGGATAGATTATCTCTAGGCCAATGCCAAATAAAAG AGGTTTGCTCATTCGAATTACAAGAAACTGATAAAGAACTGCAACgaagaatgtaa
- the mEFG1 gene encoding elongation factor G, mitochondrial — MVLTQHLPRQFRQFLRAKDLLSVQKESRRFVAKKFTEHKENEQIRNIGISAHIDSGKTTLTERILYYTGRISEMHEVKGKDNVGATMDSMELERQRGITIQSAATYTLWKDHNINIIDTPGHVDFTVEVERALRVLDGAVLVLCAVGGVQSQTLTVNRQMKRYNVPCLAFINKLDRLGANHERVMKQIRSKMGHNAAFIQIPIGLEGETKGIIDIIKQQAMYFEGDCGDIVRYDEIPQEYRAEAKDKKSELIEHVANADEKLGEMFLEEKTPTENELVAAIRRSTLKRQFVPVLVGTALKNKGVQPLLDAVLYYLPCPHEVENYALKENPTTKETEKVVLNPARTKDNPFLSLAFKLEAGRFGQLTYMRCYQGVLSKGETIYNARTGKKIRISRLVRLHANEMEDVDEVRAGDIFATFGVDCSSGDTFVSDKRLELTMESMFIPDPVLSMSIKVNNSKDRDSFAKAIQRFTKEDPTFHYKYDVESRETIVSGMGELHLEIYAQRMEREYNCPVTLGKPKVSFRETVLAPCEYDYFHKKQSGGAGQYARVIGILEPLPATHNTKLDFVDETVGTNVPACYVPAIMKEFIRMSEVGGPVTGSRISGVRFRLQDGDSHCVDSSDLAFQLATEGAMKDLYRDANWQLLEPIMTVEVVAPVESQGSVMGMVSKRSGIIVANEPGLEWFTIVAEIPLNEMFGFVGELRSNTQGKGEYTMEYARYSPTPSSRQEKLHTEYLESLELQTRQQKKKN, encoded by the exons ATGGTTTTGACGCAACATTTACCTAGAcaatttcgccaatttttaaGAGCTAAAGACTTGTTATCAGTT caaaaagaaaGCAGACGTTTCGTTGCCAAGAAGTTCACCGAACATaaagaaaatgaacaaattcgAAATATTGGTATATCTGCCCATATCGATTCCGGTAAAACAACACTTACCGAGAGAATTCTCTACTATACCGGCAGAATAAGTGAAATGCACGAG GTAAAAGGTAAAGATAACGTTGGAGCTACGATGGACTCGATGGAATTAGAAAGACAACGAGGAATAACCATCCAATCAGCTGCTACTTACACACTTTGGAAAGATCACAATATTAATATCATCGATACTCCAG GTCACGTTGATTTTACCGTAGAAGTAGAACGAGCTTTGAGAGTCTTGGATGGAGCAGTTTTAGTATTATGCGCCGTAGGCGGCGTTCAAAGTCAAACTCTGACTGTCAATAGGCAAATGAAGAGATACAATGTTCCTTGTTTAGCATTTATTAATAAATTAGATCGTTTAGGAGCTAATCACGAAAGAGTCATGAAACAAATAAG aTCGAAAATGGGTCATAATGCAGCTTTTATCCAAATACCGATCGGTTTGGAAGGTGAAACTAAAGGCATTATTGATATTATTAAACAACAAGCTATGTATTTCGAAGGCGATTGCGG AGATATCGTACGATATGATGAGATCCCTCAAGAATACCGCGCCGAAGCTAAAgataaaaaaagtgaattgaTCGAACATGTTGCTAATGCAGATGAAAAATTGGGCGAAATGTTCTTAG aGGAGAAAACACCTACTGAAAATGAATTAGTAGCTGCGATAAGACGATCGACACTTAAGCGTCAATTTGTCCCAGTTTTGGTTGGAACAGCGTTGAAAAATAAAGGTGTGCAGCCTTTACTCGATGCAGTATTGTATTACTTACCTTGTCCCCATGAAGTGGAAAATTATGCTCTCAAAGAGAATCCTACGAC GAAAGAGACGGAAAAGGTAGTATTGAATCCTGCTAGGACTAAAGATAACCCATTCCTATCGTTGGCATTTAAACTAGAAGCTGGTCGTTTTGGTCAATTGACTTATATGCGTTGTTATCAAGGCGTTCTCTCCAAAGGAGAAACAATCTATAACGCTCGTACTGGAAAAAAG aTCAGAATTTCTCGATTAGTTCGATTACACGCCAACGAAATGGAAGACGTCGACGAAGTCAGAGCTGGCGATATTTTCGCTACGTTTGGTGTAGATTGTAGCAGCGGAGATACATTTGTGAGCGACAAAAGATTAGAACTGACGATG GAATCCATGTTCATTCCCGATCCTGTGCTTTCGATGTCAATCAAAGTAAACAATTCGAAAGACCGAGATAGTTTTGCTAAAGCTATTCAAAGGTTCACCAAAGAAGATCCTACTTTCCATTACAAATACGATGTCGAAAGCAGAGAAACAATTGTGTCTGGAATGGGTGAATTACATTTAGAAATTTACGCTCAA CGCATGGAACGAGAATATAACTGTCCGGTTACGTTAGGTAAACCTAAAGTATCGTTCAGAGAAACCGTTTTAGCTCCCTGTGAATACGATTACTTCCATAAAAAGCAATCCGGTGGTGCTGGACAATACGCTCGAGTGATTGGAATTTTAGAA CCTTTACCTGCGACTCACAACACTAAACTCGATTTCGTCGACGAAACCGTTGGTACAAATGTACCCGCATGCTACGTTCCTGCCATTATGAAAGAATTTATCCGTATGAGCGAAGTCGGAGGTCCGGTTACTGGAAGCAGAATATCCGGAGTACGATTCAGACTCCAAGATGGTGACAGCCATTGCGTAGATTCGTCCGATCTCGCTTTCCAACTTGCTACCGAAGGAGCTATGAAAGATC TATATAGGGATGCTAACTGGCAACTGTTGGAACCGATTATGACTGTAGAAGTTGTCGCGCCGGTCGAAAGTCAAGGTTCTGTCATGGGTATGGTCAGCAAGAGAAGTGGTATTATTGTGGCCAACGAACCCGGTCTGGAGTGGTTTACTATCGTCGCTGAA ataCCTTTAAATGAGATGTTCGGATTTGTCGGTGAACTTCGATCGAATACCCAAGGTAAAGGAGAATATACCATGGAATACGCGAGATATTCGCCGACCCCGTCTTCAAGGCAAGAGAAACTACATACCGAATACCTAGAAAGCTTAGAATTACAGACGCGAcaacaaaagaagaaaaattaa
- the LOC135833471 gene encoding uncharacterized protein LOC135833471: MENLFVKNVIANLVAYKVDIFGEGSKYLGFESEMLDENGNQRVQHGFNSTQLYGTILYENAEGDVLKSKPVMIKLPPKVAISEWISFSFLNEMIFFTKMLPVLSTPEVPLFHLFPKFYHGEMKFDSEEDNSVIILEDLAARGYRMAEMKSFLNYEHLAMMMRKLGQFHAHSYEAKNTVPLSFYPLADNCQETNWILNHKMFDMLATVSRRGLQYLKRDPAYSAFIPKISEMIQVDNIEDIFKQIFIEKCADPVSVIVHGDYCRNNVMFKYKNNTPDDLVMLDMATCRYGSPVIDLVTVMYLNADQEMRNKHWNDLIDEYYTSMKETFPDNRIPTKDEILSEFIGKSFYGYLVASYFSPHLIADDNKIRCTNLDECLQQPDEDSTPAKAETSVVDKIIKLTLRAGGDEATRALSDILRDLIDRCFICK, encoded by the coding sequence ATGGAAAACTTATTCGTAAAAAACGTGATTGCCAATTTAGTCGCGTACAAAGTGGATATTTTCGGCGAAGGAAGTAAATATCTTGGATTTGAATCAGAAATGCTGGATGAAAACGGAAATCAAAGAGTTCAGCATGGTTTCAATTCAACTCAACTCTACGGTACCATTTTGTACGAAAATGCAGAAGGAGATGTACTGAAATCTAAACCAGTCATGATCAAACTCCCGCCTAAGGTAGCGATCTCCGAATGGATTTCGTTTTCTTTCCTCAACGAAAtgattttcttcacaaaaatgcTGCCTGTTCTGAGCACGCCGGAAGTTCCATTGTTTCATTTATTTCCGAAATTTTACCACGGTGAGATGAAATTCGACTCGGAAGAAGACAACTCGGTGATAATTCTCGAAGATTTGGCAGCCAGAGGATACAGAATGGCTGAGATGAAATCGTTCTTGAATTACGAGCATTTGGCTATGATGATGCGTAAACTAGGTCAGTTTCATGCTCATTCTTATGAAGCTAAGAACACGGTACCTCTTTCATTTTACCCTTTGGCTGATAATTGTCAAGAAACCAATTGGATTCTGAATCACAAAATGTTCGATATGTTGGCCACAGTTTCTCGGCGTGGATTACAATATTTGAAACGAGATCCCGCGTACTCGGCTTTTATCCCGAAGATAAGTGAAATGATACAGGTAGATAATATAGAggatattttcaaacaaatttttatcgaaaaatgtgCAGATCCTGTGTCTGTAATTGTCCACGGAGATTATTGTAGAAATAACGTCATGTTcaagtataaaaataatactccCGATGATCTAGTCATGTTGGACATGGCGACGTGTCGTTATGGATCACCTGTGATCGATTTAGTCACCGTTATGTATTTGAATGCCGACCAAGAAATGAGAAACAAGCACTGGAATGACTTGATCGACGAGTATTATACCTCGATGAAGGAAACATTTCCTGATAATCGTATTCCAaccaaagatgaaattttatcagaattcatcGGGAAATCATTCTACGGGTATTTAGTGGCGTCGTACTTTTCACCACATCTCATTGCCGACGATAACAAAATACGTTGTACGAATTTAGACGAATGTCTACAACAACCAGATGAAGATTCAACTCCTGCTAAAGCTGAAACTTCTGTTGTGGATAAAATAATTAAGTTGACCCTGCGTGCAGGTGGAGATGAAGCTACTCGGGCTTTGAGTGATATTCTTCGTGATTTGATTGATAGATGTTTCATTTGTAAATGA
- the LOC135833463 gene encoding 3,4-dihydroxyphenylacetaldehyde synthase 2-like, whose translation MDLDSKTFREFGYAAIDYVANYVDTIRERSVLPDVQPGYLSELIPDEIPEEGEPWTKLMEDFDKHIMPGITHWQSPQFHAFFPTGTCYPSMIGELISAALGIIGLHWQASPACTELEVMTMNWLGKLINLPSEFLNCSSGPGGGIIQGSASETTFLCLLVAKSKTIKRIKKLHPEMSESEIAGKLVAYTSDQANSSVEKAGILGSIKMRLLPTGEDGKLLRETLIQVFENDCNQGLFPCYMVATLGSTGICTSDELQVIGPLCEKYNIWLHVDAAYAGAALVLPECQHLLNGVEHANSFNFNPHKWLLVNFDCSALWLKNANDLSEGLAIERIYLKDNENVNTQSPEYRNWQIPLGRRFRALKLWFTLKSYGKKGLQAFIRHHINLANLFASLVDQDSRFELACPTRLGLVCFRLKGDNKLTEELHNRLMLRRNIYTIVATVNGQLIIRFVVCSRLTTEADINFAWNEIRSQADELLADGGKPQLNGHSLNGANLNGNGHV comes from the exons ATGGATTTAGATTCGAAAACATTTAGAGAATTTGGATACGCTGCCATCGATTATGTGGCTAATTACGTAGATACGATTCGAGAAAG ATCGGTATTACCAGATGTGCAACCGGGATATTTAAGCGAGTTGATTCCAGATGAAATACCTGAAGAAGGAGAGCCATGGACCAAGTTAATGGAGGATTTTGATAAACATATCATGCCAGGG ATCACTCATTGGCAATCTCCACAATTCCACGCATTTTTCCCAACTGGAACCTGTTACCCATCAATGATCGGAGAGCTCATAAGCGCTGCTCTAGGAATAATCGGTCTTCATTGG CAAGCCAGTCCAGCTTGCACAGAGTTGGAAGTAATGACGATGAACTGGCTCGGAAAACTGATCAATCTACCATCGGAATTTCTAAACTGTTCGTCTGGTCCGGGAGGAGGAATAATACAG GGATCAGCCAGCGAGACGACGTTTTTATGTTTACTGGTAGCTAAATCAAAAACCATCAAAAGGATAAAAAAGTTACACCCAGAAATGAGTGAAAGTGAAATAGCTGGTAAATTGGTAGCGTATACTTCAG atCAGGCAAATTCCAGTGTAGAAAAAGCCGGAATATTGGGTTCGataaaaatgagacttttacCAACTGGTGAAGATGGAAAATTGCTAAGAGAGACTCTCattcaagttttcgaaaatgattgCAACCAAGGTTTATTTCCATGTTAC ATGGTAGCTACTCTAGGTTCAACTGGTATTTGTACTTCGGATGAACTTCAAGTTATAGGACCATTATGCGAGAAATATAATATTTGGTTACACGTAGACGCTGCTTACGCGG GCGCCGCTTTAGTGCTTCCCGAATGTCAACACCTTTTAAATGGAGTAGAGCACGCAAATTCGTTTAATTTCAATCCCCATAAATGGCTTTTGGTAAACTTCGACTGCTCAGCTCTTTG gttaaaaAATGCCAACGATCTCTCTGAAGGGTTAGCAATCGAACGAATCTATTTAAAAGACAACGAAAACGTCAATACGCAATCACCAGAGTACAGG AACTGGCAAATCCCCTTGGGCAGACGATTCCGAGCTTTGAAACTCTGGTTCACGTTGAAATCATATGGAAAAAAAGGTCTCCAAGCGTTCATTCGCCATCACATAAATCTAGCCAACTTATTCGCTTCATTGGTCGATCAAGATAGCCGATTCGAGTTAGCTTGTCCAACCAGACTGGGTCTAGTTTGTTTCAGATTAAAG GGCGACAACAAGCTAACTGAAGAATTACACAATAGACTAATGCTCAGAAGGAATATTTACACGATTGTGGCGACCGTAAATGGACAGCTCATAATACGCTTTGTAGTTTGTAGCAGATTGACAACAGAGGCTGATATTAATTTCGCCTGGAACGAAATCAGATCACAGGCTGACGAGTTACTGGCGGATGGTGGTAAACCCCAATTAAATGGCCATTCCTTAAATGGTGCAAACCTGAATGGAAACGGACAcgtttga